In the Raineyella fluvialis genome, AGGATCTCGCCGTGCTGGACCGGCTCGCTGACGGCCGGGTCGAGGTGGGCCTGGCCTCCGGCGGCACGCCGGGTTCCTTCCCGGCGTTCGGGCACCGGTTCGACAATCGCCACACCGTCTACTTCCGCCACCTGCAGGACCTGCTGGACGCCTGGGAGGGGCGCGGCGTCGCCGGCACGGAGAACCGTCTCTACCCCTCCGGCGGCACCCTGCCCGAACGCCTGTGGCACGCGACGTTCTCAGCCGACGGCGCACGCCGAGCCGGTCGGCGAGGTCTGGGTCTGATGCTGTCCCGTACGCAGCCCCGTCCGGAGGGCGACCCGCACGCATCCCTGCCCGAGCTGCAGCATCCGATCATCGACGCCTACCTGGAATCCCTGCCGCCGGAGGTCTCCCCCCGGATCATGGCCTCGCGGACGCTGTTCGTCAGCGAGGACCGTGCCGAGGCCCAGGAGTACGGCGAACAGGGACTGCGCCGCGGAGTGGAACGGCTGCGCTACCTGGATCCACGGCTCGCCTCCGCGCGGCTGGAGGACCTCACCGCCGTAACCGACACCCATCTGGGCACGCCCGAGGACGTGATCGCCTCACTGGCGACCGACACGGTCCTGCAGCGCGCCACCGACGTGGTCTTCCAGGTGCACTCGGTCGACCCGCCCCACGAGGCCACACTGCAGTCCATCGCGCTGGTCGCCGAGCGCGTGGCCCCGCACTTCGGCTGGAAGGTGGCCACTCCGGCCTCCGCCCCCGAGACCGATCGGCAGGCAGCATGAGCGCGCCGGTGACGCCACGACACGTCGACGTCGACGTCGACGTCGACGTCGACGTCGTCGACCGACTGGCGGGGATCCGGCCGGGCAGCCGACTCGACGACGTGCGGCGACGCCGCCCCATCGCCCGGGAACAGACCCAGCACGCCTACGAACTGCTCTTCGGACCGGGCGCGGGTGGGCTGTTCTCCCGCGCTGAACGCCTTGCCGTCGCCACCTTCGTCACCGCCCTGCATGGGGAGACGAGGATCGCCGACCACTACGCCGCCCTGCTGGCCGAGGTCGAACCCGAGTGGGTCGACCCGCTGCGGGCTGAGGCCGACCGGGCCGCCGGGAGGGGCCCCTGGGGCACCTATCGCGA is a window encoding:
- a CDS encoding putative FMN-dependent luciferase-like monooxygenase codes for the protein MTAPALGFFTRLLEDAPAADRYRYAVAQIQQAERYGYRSAWVAQHHFHESEGGLPSPLVFLAHAAARTSRIRLGTGVITLPMEAPVRLAEDLAVLDRLADGRVEVGLASGGTPGSFPAFGHRFDNRHTVYFRHLQDLLDAWEGRGVAGTENRLYPSGGTLPERLWHATFSADGARRAGRRGLGLMLSRTQPRPEGDPHASLPELQHPIIDAYLESLPPEVSPRIMASRTLFVSEDRAEAQEYGEQGLRRGVERLRYLDPRLASARLEDLTAVTDTHLGTPEDVIASLATDTVLQRATDVVFQVHSVDPPHEATLQSIALVAERVAPHFGWKVATPASAPETDRQAA
- a CDS encoding CMD domain protein, with translation MSAPVTPRHVDVDVDVDVDVVDRLAGIRPGSRLDDVRRRRPIAREQTQHAYELLFGPGAGGLFSRAERLAVATFVTALHGETRIADHYAALLAEVEPEWVDPLRAEADRAAGRGPWGTYREPGLADESVPGPAYVAAPGIHDRLGGRLAGALTHAHLLVLHPRDASPEALASLAAAGWSRSGIVTLSQAVAFLTYQIRLVHGLRQLAIEGDS